Proteins encoded within one genomic window of Oryza brachyantha chromosome 7, ObraRS2, whole genome shotgun sequence:
- the LOC107304618 gene encoding uncharacterized protein LOC107304618 produces MERGPVMAPAAGPGAVVAGSAAALAAQEEMRWRQLDSGVSAVSFGFVATAILVSMFLAMAILEHFLRAPAHRGPVGMGAPPPGGILSRLRLLLHRRGIGGAGDAALPGGSDLEAARKLDGRASPEIPVYAKGVSVLMPGHNVPTFIAHPAPAPCPPERIQWPSHQPTPFAGSSSNPS; encoded by the exons atgGAGCGAGGGCCGGTGATGGCACCGGCGGCTGGGCCGGGGGCGGTCGTGGCGGGGTCGgccgcggcgctggcggcgcaGGAGGAGATGCGGTGGCGGCAGCTGGACAGCGGCGTCAGCGCGGTGTCGTTCGGGTTCGTGGCCACCGCCATCCTCGTCTCCATGTTCCTCGCCATGGCCATCCTCGAGCACTTCCTCCGCGCCCCGGCCCACCGCGGCCCCGTTGGGAtgggggcgccgccgccaggagGGATCCTCTCACGCCTCCGCCTACTCCTCCACCGCCGTGgcatcggcggcgccggcgatgccGCCCTCCCGGGCGGCTCGGATCTCGAGGCGGCCAGGAAGCTCGACGGTCGCGCGTCCCCCGAG ATACCTGTTTACGCCAAAGGTGTGTCGGTCCTGATGCCAGGACACAATGTGCCAACTTTCATCGCACATCCTGCACCAGCGCCCTGCCCCCCTGAGAGGATCCAGTGGCCCTCGCATCAGCCCACTCCTTTCGCTGGCTCCTCATCAAATCCAAGCTAG